The following is a genomic window from Zalophus californianus isolate mZalCal1 chromosome 10, mZalCal1.pri.v2, whole genome shotgun sequence.
CAGCTAAGGCTCCCGCCAGTTCTCCTTCCCGTTCAGCACTTGCAGCTTCTCCAAGCTCTGGGTCACTGAGCATAGCACTCGCCCTGAGGACAGGAGCAGTTAGTTACTGCTTTGCAAGTgtgagaagggggggggggatgcctAGGACTGCGTGGTGGTGGGGGTAGTAGGCCAGGGCAGGGCTGACCCAGGGGTCGGAGCTAACCGGGCGGGGCTCTCCCTGTTCACCCACTTTTGGCCCCTGCTGGGGGTGAGGCCACTGGCTGCCCTCTTGGAGACTCACCCATTTCCTGGACTCGATCCTCCAATGCTCCTGACAGCTCAGGGAGGCTCAGGGCCTGCAGGGAGGCTGGCCAGCCGTTGGAGTCTGCGGGATAGAGAACCAGGTGGGCCTGGGGTCTGTGTGGTCACCACAGCTCCTGCCTCTTTGTCTTGAGCTGCTGGGACCAGGGGACCCACCCAGCTGTTGGTTCCTGCGTGACCTCGTTATACCAAAATATGTTCTCCCACCTGTTTCTCCAAAGCACTGTCAGGGTCCAGCCCCAGGAATGAAAGTGTGAGGGTCCCTGGCCTACAGTGAGGTCTTGCCCTGGGGCAGCCCCAGCTGTAGGCTGCAGAAGTCACTGCAGATCCTGGATAGCACAGTTGGCCAGGGCCCGAGGGCTCTTGCCTCCCACCATGGGGAGGAAATGGGGGTGACAGGGTGCCCTCACTCTGGAGCCTGGGATGGTGTAGAGGAGGGATGGAGTGTCAGTGTGGTGACTGCTGGAACAGGTGCTAACACTGGGCCCAGGGCAGCATCTGTGTAATCTGGAGCCAGAACACTGTTCTTACCAGCTGTGGGGAGGGCTGTGCCCAGGGGGGACCCTCGGGTAGACACCTCCTGCTTCACTCTGGCTGACAGCTCAGCTTGACAGGCTCTGCCAGACACAAGGCCAAGTGCTGGTGAGGGAGAGGCCTGGCAAGAGTGCCTTTTCTCGCCCCCGCGGGGCGGCAgacacccccacctccctgagTGTCAGGTGGGGCTCCGCCTTCACGGCAAGCTCTCGAGGCCTGAGACCCGGGCAGAGGATGAGTTGCACGTAGTGTGCAGATTCTCGGGGCCCTGTTTGCTGCCTCGGTCTGCTCTGCAGACAGACCCAGAACAAAATGGAGGACGACAGTGAGTGACCCCAAGAGACCCTACCAACAAGCCCTTGGTTGAATCTGGAGGCATCGGTGACTCAGGGTCtggcctgggcctgggggcagcTCAGATGCCCACTCACCGCAGCTGGTCCAGGATGAGAGCAGCGTCCCGGGCGAGGGCCCGGGTCTCCTGCAGCTGGGCGTGCACGTCCTTCCGGGCGCCGTCCTGCTCCAGGAGGCAGCTCTCCAGCACGGCGCGTAGCCCCTGCTCCTGCGACACCTGGCCTCGCATGGCCTCCACCTCCTCACAGCGCTGCCGTGCGAGACGCAGGAGCCCGCGTGGCTAAGTGAGCCAGGGGTATGCGAGGCCGGGTGCCCCCGACCCCGGCTCGCTCTCTCTGCCGTCCCCTGGGCAGGAGGATGGGGACGCCCATCTCCAGATGGAGCCGCCTCTGCCCAAGCGTGGTGGAGTCCGAGCCGGCTGCTCATTCTCCGCCCTCCCCCTTTATCTTCTGGGTCCGTCTGCGCTCCTGCCTGTGCATCTCCCCTCGGGCACAGGAACAGTGCCGCTTTCTGCCCTTGCTGTCCCATCGCCTGTCCTGGCTGCTTCCCCTGCTGACCCTGGGTACTTGTCCCCACTGCTCGCTCTCCTCGTCCTTCGCTGCAGCCGTGTCTCCACAACCCCTCTCTTGCacggcccctcccctgctccccacctaCTTTGTGCAGCTGGATGGCAAGCTCCTGCATCTCGGCTTCGAGCCGGTCAGCATAGGCCAGCTCCAGGGCATCGCTGGGGGGACGGGCGCTGCTGTGCCATCGAGCAATGGCCGAGGTCATCTTCCTCTTTGGCCCAAACAGCCTGCAGGGGTGAATTTGAGAGAAGTACACAGATCGGCGGGGTGTGCAGAGGTGCCACGGACTATCCTTCCACCAAGACGGTCCCCTAGGCAAGGTCCCAGCTTGGAAGGGGGAGAGTGACCCCCAGGATCCCGGGACAGATGACAGAAACAAAGGGTTCCAAGCAGTGACCCCAGTTGGGGCTGGCCTCCCCTGCTTGGTTGCCTCCCCTGCCTGGTTGTTGCTGATTTCACTCAACAGGGAGCCCAGGCCAGCCAGGGCCAGGCTGTGAATGGCCTCCCACCACCTTGGGAAGCTCTCAGGTGGACAGCCGGGCCAGCCTGGGGGGCTGGAGAGGCCAGCTGGCTGCAGGGAGCGAGCGGACTTCTGGACAGGGTGGCTCGTTCCACCGCAGCCTTGGGACGTTGCAAGCTAAGCTGGCCCCTTCAGGCTCAGTGGAAACCAAGGGCCCCTCTGCACTCACGTGATGCCAATTTCCTTCAGGTCGCTCTCAGTGAGGGTCAGGAAGATGCGGAGGTCCACGTCCTGCTCCTCGAACACCTGCAGGTACTTCAGACACCCAATCTGCTCCAGCAGCGCGGCGAGGTCCTGGAGGGCAGAGGAGCCAGGGCGGGTCAGAGGGCGGGTGGGGACCTACAAAGGCACTGCGGCAACGCAGGGCCCTTCCTGCCAGGCGTGCGTTCCTTGGTGCTGTCAGTCCccgaacccccccccccccagtgggaTGGTGCTGCGGGCGCCAAGggctccagccccctccctgtgccctcaGGCGGAGTAGATGGGTCCAGAGGGCCTCAGCCCATTTGTCTGCACTTCAGCCTGGACGGTGTTAGTGCTTCTTGGAGGGCGGGTCTGCTAGCAACAAACTTGGAGTCTGTTTACCTGCGCCTGCGCAACCgtcttaatttctttcactttgaaaagacagtttttgctcggatatagcattcttggtgttttgttttcctcatctcaTTACTCTGATTCGGTCATCAAATGTCCTCTAGGTCCCATGGTTTCTGATGGGAAATTAGCTGTTAATCTTAGGAGGGTTCCTTATGTGTAAAGGACTCACTTCTCTCTTGCTCCCTTCAAGCTTCGCCTTTTGTTTTTGGACAGTTTCATTACTTTAGGCCTAGCTGTGGACCCGAGTTTAACTTACTTAGGGTTCATACGGTTTCTTGGATCAAATGTAGGAAGGTTTGGCTATTTTCTTAAACACTTTTTTGTGCTCTTTCCTacctcctctccttctggaacaCCAATTATGTATATGCTGGCTGCTTAATGGGGTCTCAGGGGTTTCTGttcattcttcattctcttcTCAGACGGGATAATCTCAATTGATCAACATCAGGTTTGTGGGGCCTTCCACATGCTCCAGTCTGCTGTGGAGCCCTCTTGTGAAACATTCATTTCAGTCATTGTACTTTTCACCTACAGAATCTCTGTTTGGTTCGTTTTTATTTCTATCACTTTATTGATAATCTCTGTATCTAGATAGGTTTTCTTGAGCTCACTGGGCGTATTTGAATAAGCTGATCTAGAGTCTTCGTCCAGTTAAGTCCCAGAGTGGCCATCCTCAGGCACTGCTTCTGTTGACTTTTTACGGCCTATGAGCCATACTTCCTTCTTTGCacatcttgtctttttgatgaaatTTGGACATACccaagattttaagtaatctatacacCCAACAGggagcttgaacttacaaccccaagatcaagagtcacatgttccaccaaacaatccagccaggtgcccctcaaattcgACATCTTAAATGTGGTG
Proteins encoded in this region:
- the ANKS3 gene encoding ankyrin repeat and SAM domain-containing protein 3 isoform X5 codes for the protein MLAKQYGHMKIVGLIDAHSPSLPKNLYRSPDKFEDLSSSDESCPVPQRQRPCRKKGLSIHEGPRALARITAIGLGGKMQRPCCEQVPLPGYVTFNSSDENPLEGGGLCYRDVTSPINERDVESSSGSSREEHAFGTNLGVGRCSSSSEGLTRAPGVSSEASLESNEDSDHACKSSVRKQTKSYMKTKNRYSNSESQWPPSTGTSGAASSPGSMPQTERSRHSGPQDLAALLEQIGCLKYLQVFEEQDVDLRIFLTLTESDLKEIGITLFGPKRKMTSAIARWHSSARPPSDALELAYADRLEAEMQELAIQLHKRCEEVEAMRGQVSQEQGLRAVLESCLLEQDGARKDVHAQLQETRALARDAALILDQLRACQAELSARVKQEVSTRGSPLGTALPTADSNGWPASLQALSLPELSGALEDRVQEMGRVLCSVTQSLEKLQVLNGKENWREP
- the ANKS3 gene encoding ankyrin repeat and SAM domain-containing protein 3 isoform X6, which encodes MQRPCCEQVPLPGYVTFNSSDENPLEGGGLCYRDVTSPINERDVESSSGSSREEHAFGTNLGVGRCSSSSEGLTRAPGVSSEASLESNEDSDHACKSSVRKQTKSYMKTKNRYSNSESQWPPSTGTSGAASSPGSMPQTERSRHSGPQDLAALLEQIGCLKYLQVFEEQDVDLRIFLTLTESDLKEIGITLFGPKRKMTSAIARWHSSARPPSDALELAYADRLEAEMQELAIQLHKRCEEVEAMRGQVSQEQGLRAVLESCLLEQDGARKDVHAQLQETRALARDAALILDQLRACQAELSARVKQEVSTRGSPLGTALPTADSNGWPASLQALSLPELSGALEDRVQEMGRVLCSVTQSLEKLQVLNGKENWREP